A stretch of Besnoitia besnoiti strain Bb-Ger1 chromosome V, whole genome shotgun sequence DNA encodes these proteins:
- a CDS encoding hypothetical protein (encoded by transcript BESB_058830): MGLHHLATTSAGLLLAGGGMAYWKANSLPSLIGSAALATSFLGSTYLFTQTDHIGGAAVLSTVGGAATAAMGYKRYLVATKKTVPVTLMVIGALNVMYYGYQAIQFKGSM, encoded by the exons ATGGGGCTGCATCACTTGGCGACAACCAGCGCCGGACTCctgctcgcaggcggcgggatGGCCTACTGGAAGGCGAattcgcttccttctttgATTGgcagcgctgcgctggcgaccTCTTTCCTGGGAAGCACCTACCTCTTCACGCAGACTGACCACATTGGCGGGGCTGCGGTCCTTAGCACCGTGGGCGGGGCAGCCACCGCTGCGATGGGCTACAAAAGGTACCTTGTG gcgacgaagaagactgTGCCTGTCACGCTCATGGTCATCGGCGCCCTGAACGTCATGTACTACGGCTACCAGGCGATTCAGTTCAAGGGCAGCATGTAA